A single Ketogulonicigenium vulgare WSH-001 DNA region contains:
- the proB gene encoding glutamate 5-kinase, which produces MGTLIGARRLVVKIGSALLVDRDTGQLRRAWLESLAADVAALRARGTQVILVSSGSIALGRGVLGLPAGSLALEQSQAAAAVGQIRLAGAYEEVLAPHGIVTAQVLVTLEDSENRRRYLNSRATMETLLSLGVTPIVNENDTVATDEIRYGDNDRLAAQVAVTTGADKLVLLSDVDGFYDDNPHLNPDAKFFPVIEIITPEIEAMAGDGVSGVSKGGMITKLMAARVATDGGCDMAITLGAPLNPLQKLEEGARATWFLALEDPQIARKRWIGAMKPKGEVSIDAGAVAALQEGRSLLPAGIRLVNGRFGRGDPVAIVGPAGNRIGIGLTRYTAEEAHMIRGHRSAEIEAMLGYKGRAAFIHRDDMVL; this is translated from the coding sequence TTGGGAACCCTGATCGGCGCGCGGCGTCTGGTTGTAAAAATCGGATCGGCCCTCTTGGTTGATCGCGACACGGGGCAATTGCGCCGGGCGTGGCTGGAAAGTCTGGCCGCCGATGTCGCCGCTTTGCGAGCCCGGGGGACACAAGTCATTCTTGTGTCCTCGGGCTCGATTGCTTTGGGGCGGGGCGTTTTGGGGCTGCCTGCGGGCAGTCTTGCGCTAGAGCAAAGTCAGGCCGCCGCCGCTGTCGGGCAGATCCGCCTTGCGGGCGCCTATGAAGAAGTGCTGGCCCCCCATGGCATCGTCACCGCGCAAGTGTTGGTGACGCTGGAGGATTCGGAAAACCGTCGTCGCTATCTGAATAGCCGTGCGACGATGGAGACGTTGCTGTCGTTGGGCGTCACCCCCATCGTCAATGAAAACGACACGGTTGCCACTGATGAAATCCGTTATGGCGATAACGACCGCCTTGCGGCGCAGGTCGCGGTGACAACGGGCGCGGATAAATTGGTGCTGCTGTCGGATGTCGATGGCTTCTACGACGACAACCCGCATCTGAACCCCGATGCCAAGTTCTTCCCTGTGATCGAAATCATCACCCCCGAGATCGAGGCGATGGCCGGCGATGGTGTATCTGGTGTTTCCAAAGGCGGCATGATCACCAAGCTGATGGCCGCTCGCGTCGCAACCGATGGTGGCTGTGACATGGCGATCACGCTGGGCGCGCCGCTGAACCCGCTGCAAAAGCTGGAAGAAGGCGCCCGCGCCACATGGTTCTTGGCACTTGAAGATCCGCAGATCGCGCGCAAGCGTTGGATCGGGGCGATGAAACCCAAGGGCGAGGTCTCGATCGACGCCGGTGCCGTTGCCGCCTTGCAAGAGGGGCGTAGCCTGCTGCCCGCCGGTATCCGGCTGGTGAACGGCCGCTTTGGTCGCGGTGATCCGGTGGCAATCGTCGGCCCGGCTGGCAATCGCATCGGCATTGGCCTGACGCGCTATACCGCCGAAGAGGCGCATATGATCCGTGGCCATCGCAGCGCTGAAATCGAGGCGATGCTGGGCTACAAAGGGCGCGCGGCCTTTATTCACCGCGACGATATGGTTCTATAG
- the obgE gene encoding GTPase ObgE translates to MKFLDLAKVYIRSGAGGNGCVSFRRDKFVEYGGPDGGDGGKGGDVIIEAVEGLNTLIDFRYQQHFFAKNGQPGMGSQRTGAHGADIILRVPVGTEIIDEDEETLIADLSEVGQRITVAQGGNGGFGNLFFKTSTNQAPRRANPGQPAIERTLWLRLKLIADAGLLGMPNAGKSTFLAATSNARPKIADYPFTTLVPNLGVVGVDDVEFVMADIPGLIEGASEGRGLGDQFLAHVERCSVLLHLVDGTSEDPVSDYHTIIEELTNYSEDLDSDLINRPRITALNKIDALDEEERAALQAEMEEAVGGPVMLMSGVTREGVVDVLRALRAEIDENRLRFRIAQEPEAPRWEP, encoded by the coding sequence ATGAAATTCCTGGATCTGGCCAAGGTCTATATCCGCTCGGGCGCGGGGGGGAACGGTTGCGTTTCCTTCCGCCGCGACAAATTTGTCGAATATGGCGGGCCAGACGGTGGGGATGGCGGCAAAGGCGGCGATGTCATCATCGAGGCGGTCGAAGGGCTGAATACCCTGATCGACTTTCGCTATCAGCAGCATTTCTTTGCCAAAAACGGCCAGCCGGGCATGGGCAGCCAGCGCACCGGTGCGCATGGCGCGGATATCATCCTGCGCGTGCCGGTCGGGACCGAGATCATCGACGAAGATGAAGAAACGCTGATCGCCGACCTGTCCGAGGTCGGCCAGCGCATCACGGTGGCACAGGGCGGTAACGGCGGTTTCGGGAACCTGTTCTTTAAAACCTCGACCAACCAGGCGCCGCGTCGTGCCAACCCCGGCCAGCCCGCGATTGAACGCACCCTGTGGTTGCGGCTGAAACTGATCGCGGATGCGGGCCTTTTGGGGATGCCGAACGCGGGTAAGTCGACCTTCCTTGCCGCGACCTCGAACGCGCGGCCCAAGATTGCGGATTATCCGTTTACGACTCTGGTGCCAAACCTTGGTGTCGTCGGCGTTGATGATGTGGAATTTGTCATGGCGGACATCCCCGGTCTGATCGAAGGCGCATCCGAAGGCCGCGGTCTGGGCGATCAGTTCCTGGCGCATGTCGAGCGTTGCTCGGTGTTGCTGCATCTGGTTGACGGCACCTCCGAGGACCCGGTCAGCGATTATCACACGATCATCGAGGAGCTGACGAATTACTCGGAAGACCTCGATAGCGATCTGATCAACCGTCCGCGCATCACCGCGCTGAACAAGATCGACGCGCTGGACGAGGAAGAACGCGCCGCGCTGCAGGCCGAGATGGAAGAGGCCGTTGGTGGCCCCGTCATGCTGATGTCGGGTGTCACCCGCGAGGGCGTGGTTGATGTGCTGCGCGCGCTGCGGGCCGAAATCGACGAGAACCGCCTGCGTTTTCGCATCGCGCAAGAGCCGGAGGCCCCCCGTTGGGAACCCTGA
- a CDS encoding GNAT family N-acetyltransferase, producing MNIATINAQPEIRTSRFTLRPLRMSDTGLISLYAGDLRVATGTRSIPHPYPPGAAAQLVTRANGVKRDEDFWALDASEQGGAEFMGLISLDRMDRGQSEVRYWIAPAFWNTGMASEAVRAIINANPHGATRIFAEAFQDNPGAARVLTNCGFEYLGDAEAWSVARGGAVPTWTYTLKTGL from the coding sequence ATGAATATTGCTACGATCAACGCACAGCCAGAGATCCGCACCTCGCGTTTCACGCTGCGCCCTTTGCGCATGTCGGATACCGGGCTGATCAGCCTTTACGCCGGCGATCTGCGCGTGGCGACTGGCACGCGTTCGATTCCGCATCCTTACCCGCCGGGGGCTGCTGCGCAGCTGGTCACCCGCGCCAACGGCGTTAAACGGGACGAGGATTTCTGGGCGCTGGATGCCAGCGAACAGGGCGGGGCAGAGTTCATGGGCCTCATTTCCCTTGATCGCATGGATCGCGGCCAAAGCGAGGTGCGCTATTGGATCGCGCCCGCGTTCTGGAACACCGGAATGGCGTCCGAAGCCGTCCGTGCGATCATCAACGCGAACCCCCATGGCGCGACCCGTATTTTTGCCGAAGCGTTTCAGGACAACCCCGGTGCGGCACGTGTCCTGACGAATTGCGGCTTTGAATATCTGGGCGATGCCGAAGCATGGTCTGTTGCGCGCGGCGGTGCCGTGCCCACCTGGACCTATACATTGAAAACGGGGCTTTGA
- the uvrA gene encoding excinuclease ABC subunit UvrA, producing the protein MEQKFIEVRGAREHNLKNVSLDIPRNQLVVMTGLSGSGKSSIAFDTIYAEGQRRYVESLSAYARQFLDMMEKPDVDHITGLSPAISIEQKTTSKNPRSTVGTVTEIYDYLRLLFARAGTPYSPATGLPIEAQQVQDMVDRTMAMPEGTRGYLLAPVVRDRKGEYKKEMLELRKQGFQRVKVDGEFYELDTPPTLDKKFRHDIDVVVDRIVVRAGMETRLAESFRTALNLADGIAVLETAPSEGDPERITFSEKFACPVSGFTIPEIEPRLFSFNTPLGACPDCDGLGVELFFDERLIVPDLTLSLLKGAVAPWGKTKSPFWLQTIEGLAKHYAFDAKTPWKDLPESVKQVVLHGSGTEELAFRYDDGGRSYNVTRTFEGVVPNLQRRYRETDSNWSREDMEQYQNNRPCQTCGGYRLRPEALAVRVGDMHVGQVVAQSVKEAYAWVQTVPEALSQQKGQIAVAIIKEIRERLGFLNNVGLEYLTLSRASGTLSGGESQRIRLASQIGSGLTGVLYVLDEPSIGLHQRDNDRLLDALRNLRDQGNTVLVVEHDEDAIRTADYVFDVGPGAGVHGGQIVSQGTPAQIEADPNSLTGQYLSGQRRISVPQKRRKGTGKKLTVVKASGNNLHDVTVDFPLGKFVCVTGVSGGGKSTLTIETLYKNAAMKLNGAREVPAPCETIKGFEHLDKVIDIDQRAIGRTPRSNPATYTGAFDQIRQWFAGLPEAKARGYGPGRFSFNVKGGRCEACQGDGLLKIEMHFLADVYVTCETCHGARYNRETLEVKFKDKSIANVLDMTIEEAADFFSAVPPIRDKMNALCHVGLGYVKVGQQATTLSGGEAQRVKLAKELSRRSTGRTLYILDEPTTGLHFEDVRKLLDVLHELVDQGNTVVVIEHNLDVVKTADWVIDIGPEGGTGGGYIVATGTPEQVAEVAESHTGHYLKPLLERGHALEAGHVA; encoded by the coding sequence ATGGAACAGAAGTTCATCGAAGTGCGCGGCGCGCGCGAGCATAATCTGAAGAATGTGTCACTGGATATCCCCCGCAATCAGCTGGTGGTGATGACGGGCCTGTCGGGATCGGGGAAATCCTCGATTGCCTTCGACACGATCTATGCCGAGGGGCAGCGCCGCTATGTCGAAAGCCTGTCGGCCTATGCGCGGCAGTTCCTCGATATGATGGAAAAGCCGGATGTCGATCACATCACGGGCCTGTCGCCCGCGATCTCGATTGAACAGAAAACCACGTCAAAGAACCCGCGCTCGACCGTCGGGACGGTGACCGAGATTTACGACTATCTGCGCCTGCTGTTCGCGCGCGCCGGCACCCCCTATAGCCCCGCGACCGGCCTGCCGATCGAGGCGCAGCAGGTGCAGGATATGGTCGACCGCACCATGGCCATGCCCGAGGGGACGCGCGGCTATTTGCTGGCGCCCGTCGTGCGCGACCGCAAGGGCGAGTATAAGAAAGAGATGCTGGAGCTGCGCAAGCAGGGCTTTCAGCGGGTGAAAGTGGACGGCGAGTTCTATGAACTCGACACGCCGCCCACGCTGGACAAGAAATTCCGCCATGACATCGACGTGGTGGTTGACCGGATTGTCGTGCGTGCTGGTATGGAGACGCGGCTTGCGGAAAGCTTTCGCACGGCGTTGAATCTGGCTGATGGGATCGCCGTGCTGGAAACCGCCCCCAGCGAGGGCGACCCAGAACGCATCACCTTTTCGGAAAAATTCGCCTGTCCGGTATCGGGTTTCACCATCCCCGAGATCGAGCCGCGCCTGTTCTCGTTCAACACGCCGCTGGGCGCTTGTCCCGATTGTGACGGCCTTGGGGTCGAGTTGTTCTTTGACGAGCGGCTGATCGTGCCGGATCTGACCCTCAGCCTGCTGAAAGGCGCGGTCGCGCCATGGGGGAAAACCAAATCGCCCTTCTGGCTGCAGACGATCGAGGGGCTGGCCAAGCATTACGCATTCGACGCCAAGACGCCGTGGAAAGACCTGCCCGAGAGTGTGAAACAGGTCGTGCTGCATGGCTCGGGCACCGAGGAGCTGGCCTTCCGATATGATGACGGGGGTCGCAGCTATAACGTCACTCGTACGTTCGAGGGGGTCGTCCCCAACCTGCAGCGCCGCTATCGCGAGACCGACAGCAATTGGTCGCGTGAGGATATGGAGCAGTATCAGAACAACCGTCCCTGCCAGACCTGCGGTGGCTATCGTTTGCGCCCCGAGGCGCTGGCCGTACGTGTGGGCGATATGCATGTCGGGCAGGTCGTCGCGCAATCGGTGAAAGAGGCCTATGCTTGGGTGCAGACCGTGCCCGAGGCCCTCAGCCAGCAAAAAGGCCAGATCGCCGTCGCGATTATCAAGGAAATCCGCGAACGTCTGGGGTTCTTGAACAATGTGGGGCTGGAATATCTGACGCTCAGCCGGGCATCCGGCACGCTATCGGGCGGTGAAAGCCAGCGGATCAGGCTGGCCAGTCAGATCGGCTCTGGCCTGACAGGCGTGCTTTATGTGCTGGACGAGCCCTCGATTGGTCTGCACCAGCGCGACAACGACCGCCTGCTGGACGCGCTGCGCAACCTGCGTGATCAGGGCAATACCGTGCTGGTGGTCGAGCATGACGAGGATGCGATCCGCACCGCTGATTACGTCTTTGACGTGGGGCCGGGGGCGGGCGTGCATGGCGGGCAGATCGTCTCGCAGGGGACACCCGCGCAGATCGAGGCTGATCCGAATTCGCTGACCGGGCAATATCTGTCAGGACAGCGCCGGATTTCCGTGCCGCAAAAGCGCCGCAAAGGCACCGGCAAAAAGCTGACGGTGGTCAAGGCCAGCGGCAACAACCTGCATGATGTGACGGTTGATTTCCCGCTGGGCAAATTCGTTTGTGTGACCGGCGTGTCGGGCGGTGGTAAATCCACCCTGACCATCGAGACGCTGTATAAGAACGCGGCGATGAAGCTGAACGGCGCCCGCGAAGTGCCCGCGCCGTGCGAGACGATCAAAGGGTTCGAGCATCTTGATAAGGTCATCGACATCGACCAGCGCGCCATCGGCCGCACGCCGCGGTCGAACCCCGCCACTTATACCGGCGCGTTTGACCAGATCCGCCAATGGTTTGCCGGCCTGCCCGAGGCAAAGGCGCGCGGCTATGGCCCTGGTCGTTTCAGCTTTAACGTCAAGGGCGGTCGCTGCGAGGCCTGTCAGGGCGACGGCCTTTTGAAGATCGAGATGCACTTTCTGGCCGATGTCTATGTGACCTGCGAGACCTGCCACGGCGCGCGCTATAACCGCGAAACGCTCGAGGTGAAGTTCAAGGACAAAAGCATCGCCAATGTCCTTGATATGACCATCGAGGAAGCGGCAGACTTTTTCAGCGCGGTGCCGCCCATCCGCGATAAGATGAATGCGCTGTGCCATGTCGGCCTTGGCTATGTGAAAGTCGGCCAACAAGCGACCACCCTGTCGGGCGGCGAGGCGCAGCGGGTGAAGCTGGCCAAGGAACTTTCGCGAAGATCCACGGGGCGCACGCTTTATATCCTTGATGAACCGACCACGGGTCTCCATTTCGAGGATGTGCGCAAATTGCTCGATGTGCTGCACGAGTTGGTAGATCAGGGGAATACCGTGGTGGTGATCGAACATAACCTTGATGTGGTGAAGACCGCAGATTGGGTCATTGATATCGGGCCCGAGGGCGGCACCGGCGGTGGCTATATCGTCGCAACCGGCACGCCTGAACAGGTGGCCGAGGTGGCGGAAAGCCATACCGGCCATTACCTAAAGCCGCTGCTAGAGCGCGGCCATGCACTGGAGGCGGGCCATGTGGCGTAA
- the rpmA gene encoding 50S ribosomal protein L27 — protein sequence MATKKAGGSSRNGRDSAGRRLGVKKFGGEAVIAGNIIMRQRGTKMWPGAGVGMGKDHTIFATVDGAVKFHTGLKGRTFISVLPVAEAAE from the coding sequence ATGGCAACGAAAAAAGCAGGCGGTTCCTCGCGCAACGGTCGTGATTCGGCTGGCCGTCGTCTTGGCGTGAAGAAATTCGGTGGCGAAGCCGTCATCGCGGGCAACATTATCATGCGTCAGCGCGGTACCAAGATGTGGCCGGGCGCTGGTGTCGGTATGGGCAAAGATCACACGATTTTTGCGACCGTTGATGGTGCTGTAAAGTTCCACACTGGCCTCAAGGGCCGCACTTTCATTTCGGTTCTCCCGGTGGCGGAGGCCGCTGAGTAA
- a CDS encoding glutamate-5-semialdehyde dehydrogenase — MQDMQQDYTALIADMGTKARAAARVLATASPTAKAEALTTAAKLLRARTAEIIAANAKDLEFGREKGLSPAMMDRLALDADRIAAMAAGLDSVAAQKDPVGEVIADWDVPSGLNIRRVRTPIGVIGVIYESRPNVTADAGALCLKSGNAVILRGGSESLHSAAAILACLRAGLAAASLPEDAIQMVPVRDRDAVAAMLGAVDFIDVIVPRGGKGLVGLVQREARVPVFAHLEGICHVYIDGAADPDMARAVLLNAKTRRTGICGSAECVLIDTAFIAKHGKGLVQDLLDAGVEVRADETLATVPGTVAAKPDDFGQEFLDMIIAARVVSGVDEAIAHIRRYGSGHTESIVTADPIAVAAFFNQLDSAILMHNASTQFADGAEFGMGAEIGIATGKLHARGPVGAEQLTSFKYLVEGQGTLRP; from the coding sequence ATGCAGGATATGCAGCAAGACTATACCGCTTTGATCGCTGACATGGGTACAAAGGCCCGTGCCGCGGCCCGCGTATTGGCCACTGCATCTCCAACCGCCAAGGCCGAGGCTCTGACCACTGCCGCCAAACTGCTGCGCGCGCGCACCGCAGAGATTATCGCCGCCAATGCCAAGGATCTGGAATTCGGGCGCGAAAAAGGCCTGAGCCCCGCGATGATGGATCGTCTGGCGCTGGATGCGGACCGGATTGCCGCGATGGCGGCGGGGCTGGACAGTGTCGCGGCGCAAAAGGACCCGGTGGGCGAGGTGATTGCCGATTGGGATGTGCCCTCGGGCCTGAATATTCGCCGCGTGCGCACGCCGATTGGTGTGATTGGCGTTATCTATGAAAGCCGCCCCAATGTGACGGCGGATGCCGGGGCGTTGTGCCTGAAGTCCGGAAATGCCGTGATTCTGCGCGGCGGCTCGGAAAGTCTGCATTCGGCGGCGGCGATTCTGGCCTGCCTGCGCGCGGGGCTGGCCGCGGCTAGCCTGCCCGAAGATGCGATCCAAATGGTGCCTGTGCGCGACCGTGATGCCGTTGCCGCGATGCTGGGCGCCGTCGATTTCATCGACGTGATCGTGCCGCGCGGCGGCAAGGGTCTGGTCGGTCTTGTCCAACGCGAGGCGCGCGTGCCGGTGTTTGCGCATCTTGAGGGGATCTGCCACGTCTATATCGACGGCGCTGCCGATCCTGATATGGCGCGGGCCGTGCTGCTGAACGCGAAAACGCGCCGCACCGGGATTTGCGGCTCGGCTGAATGCGTGCTGATCGACACGGCGTTTATTGCGAAACATGGCAAGGGTCTGGTGCAGGATCTGCTGGATGCGGGCGTCGAGGTCCGCGCGGATGAGACCCTCGCCACTGTGCCCGGTACAGTTGCGGCCAAACCGGATGATTTTGGGCAAGAGTTTTTGGACATGATCATCGCGGCCCGCGTCGTCAGCGGCGTGGACGAGGCCATCGCGCATATCCGTCGCTATGGCTCGGGCCATACGGAAAGTATTGTCACAGCCGATCCTATTGCAGTCGCTGCATTTTTCAATCAGCTCGATTCGGCGATTTTGATGCATAATGCTTCGACACAATTTGCGGATGGCGCTGAATTTGGCATGGGTGCGGAAATTGGAATTGCCACCGGTAAATTGCACGCCCGCGGCCCCGTCGGTGCCGAGCAATTGACCAGCTTTAAGTATCTGGTCGAAGGTCAGGGTACATTGCGACCTTAA
- a CDS encoding GFA family protein, whose protein sequence is MTTAHYTGSCQCGAIAYTVDADLDSTVTCNCSRCKRLGSVMTFVPASAFHLTKDGPVTSYKFNKLHIEHTFCPTCGIQVYARGDSPDGPVVAVNCNTMDDVDPRALKSHFYDGAAM, encoded by the coding sequence ATGACAACCGCGCATTACACCGGCAGCTGCCAATGCGGCGCCATTGCCTATACGGTCGATGCCGATCTGGACAGCACCGTCACCTGCAACTGCTCGCGCTGCAAAAGGCTGGGGTCGGTGATGACCTTTGTGCCCGCCAGCGCCTTTCACCTGACCAAGGATGGGCCGGTGACAAGCTATAAATTCAACAAGTTGCACATCGAACATACCTTCTGTCCGACCTGCGGCATTCAGGTCTATGCGCGCGGCGACAGCCCCGATGGCCCGGTTGTCGCCGTGAATTGCAATACGATGGATGATGTCGATCCGCGCGCGCTGAAGTCGCATTTCTACGACGGCGCGGCGATGTAA
- the lpdA gene encoding dihydrolipoyl dehydrogenase has translation MQKFDMIVIGAGPGGYVAAIRGAQLGLKVAVVERAHLGGICLNWGCIPTKALLRSAEVFHLMHRAKEFGLKAEGLGFDLDAVVQRSRGVAKQLSGGVGHLLKKNKVTVIMGEATIPAKGQVRVTTDKGTEDLTAPAIVLATGARARTLPGLEADGDLVWSYREALVAKRMPKNLLVIGSGAIGIEFASFFNTLGAKTTVVEVMDRILPVEDAEISAFAKKQFVKQGMTIMEKATVKQLDRGKGKVTAHIEANGKVEQLEFDTVISAVGIVGNVEGLGLEALGVKIDRTHVVVDEFCRTGVDGLYAIGDIAGAPWLAHKASHEGVMVAELVAGQHPHAVRPESIAGCTYCYPQVASVGLTEAKAKEKGYEVKVGRFPFIGNGKAIALGEPDGLVKTIFDAKTGELLGAHMVGAEVTELIQGYVIGRTLETTEAELMETVFPHPTLSEMMHESVLDAYGRAIHF, from the coding sequence ATGCAAAAGTTCGATATGATCGTGATTGGTGCCGGCCCCGGCGGCTATGTTGCCGCCATTCGCGGCGCACAGCTGGGGTTGAAAGTCGCGGTCGTGGAACGCGCCCATCTGGGCGGCATCTGCCTGAACTGGGGCTGCATCCCGACCAAAGCGCTGCTGCGCTCGGCCGAAGTGTTCCACCTGATGCACCGCGCCAAGGAGTTCGGGCTGAAGGCCGAGGGGTTGGGCTTTGATCTGGATGCTGTCGTGCAGCGCTCGCGCGGCGTGGCGAAACAGCTGTCGGGCGGCGTCGGCCATCTGCTGAAAAAGAACAAAGTCACCGTCATCATGGGCGAGGCGACCATCCCCGCCAAAGGTCAGGTGCGCGTGACAACCGATAAGGGCACCGAGGATCTGACCGCCCCCGCCATCGTGCTGGCCACTGGCGCGCGCGCGCGCACCCTGCCGGGCCTTGAGGCGGACGGCGATCTGGTCTGGAGCTATCGCGAGGCGCTGGTCGCCAAGCGGATGCCGAAAAACCTGCTGGTGATCGGCTCTGGCGCGATTGGCATCGAATTTGCCAGCTTCTTCAATACGCTGGGCGCGAAAACCACCGTGGTCGAGGTGATGGACCGTATCCTACCTGTCGAAGATGCCGAGATTTCCGCCTTTGCGAAAAAGCAGTTCGTCAAGCAAGGCATGACGATCATGGAAAAGGCCACCGTCAAGCAGCTTGATCGTGGCAAGGGCAAAGTCACCGCCCATATCGAGGCAAACGGCAAAGTCGAGCAGCTTGAGTTTGACACCGTGATCTCGGCTGTTGGGATCGTAGGCAATGTCGAAGGCCTCGGCCTAGAGGCGCTGGGCGTTAAGATCGACCGCACCCATGTCGTTGTCGATGAATTCTGCCGCACCGGCGTCGACGGCCTTTATGCGATCGGCGATATCGCGGGCGCGCCGTGGTTGGCGCATAAGGCCAGCCATGAGGGCGTGATGGTTGCCGAACTTGTCGCAGGCCAGCATCCCCATGCCGTGCGCCCCGAAAGCATCGCGGGTTGCACCTATTGCTATCCGCAGGTCGCATCGGTTGGCTTGACCGAGGCGAAGGCGAAGGAAAAGGGCTATGAGGTCAAGGTTGGCCGCTTCCCATTTATCGGCAATGGTAAGGCCATCGCGCTGGGCGAGCCGGACGGTCTGGTGAAAACCATTTTCGACGCCAAAACCGGCGAGCTGCTAGGCGCCCATATGGTTGGCGCCGAAGTGACCGAGCTGATCCAGGGCTATGTCATCGGCCGCACGCTGGAGACGACCGAGGCCGAGCTGATGGAAACCGTCTTCCCGCATCCGACTCTCAGCGAGATGATGCACGAATCGGTGCTGGACGCCTACGGCCGCGCCATTCATTTCTAA
- a CDS encoding MFS transporter, whose translation MFRVLIGSWAIFVGIFMLMIGNGMQGTLLGLRGELEGFSTFSMAMVTSAYFVGFMLASTIAPKMIRQVGHVRVFAALASMISAIFVLYSLWPSPIAWMIERAMIGFCFCGAYIVVESWLNSTVSNENRAQALSLYMWMQMAGIIMSQVLAASGDVAGFQLFGIASIIISLCFAPMLLTTSRVTPTFDQTKSLPLRRLVQASPLACAGMFLLGSVFAAQFGMAAIYGVRVGMPVEQITLMIGLTYLAALILQFPVGWLADRMDRRILIGTLAAIGGAAALLAFLIPGQIWLILVAAAVVGGTSNTVYPVIIAHANDYLEADEMPAASGGLLFINGMGSISGPLILGWMLDNVGPQGFWLVIAVVMLALGLYAAWRLRRVPNKEIVGEPAAHQHLLAGSSAVAVQVVAEAVAEAASGDAAENGLTSN comes from the coding sequence ATGTTTCGCGTCTTGATCGGGTCTTGGGCGATTTTCGTTGGCATTTTCATGCTGATGATCGGCAATGGTATGCAGGGCACGCTGCTGGGTCTGCGCGGCGAGCTGGAAGGCTTTTCGACCTTCTCGATGGCGATGGTGACATCGGCCTATTTTGTAGGGTTCATGCTGGCCTCGACCATCGCACCAAAGATGATCCGGCAGGTGGGGCATGTGCGGGTGTTCGCGGCGCTGGCGTCGATGATCTCGGCGATTTTCGTGCTATATTCGCTGTGGCCCAGCCCCATCGCCTGGATGATTGAACGCGCGATGATCGGCTTTTGTTTTTGCGGCGCCTATATCGTCGTGGAAAGCTGGCTGAACAGCACGGTCTCCAATGAAAACCGCGCGCAGGCGCTGTCGCTGTATATGTGGATGCAAATGGCGGGCATCATCATGTCACAGGTGTTGGCGGCCAGCGGTGATGTGGCGGGGTTCCAACTGTTCGGCATCGCCTCGATCATTATCTCGCTGTGTTTTGCGCCGATGCTGCTGACGACCAGCCGCGTGACGCCGACCTTTGATCAGACGAAATCACTGCCGCTGCGGCGTCTGGTGCAGGCCTCGCCCCTCGCTTGCGCGGGGATGTTCCTGCTGGGCAGTGTGTTCGCCGCGCAGTTCGGGATGGCCGCGATTTACGGCGTGCGCGTTGGCATGCCGGTCGAGCAAATCACCTTGATGATCGGACTGACTTATCTTGCAGCGCTGATCCTGCAGTTTCCGGTCGGGTGGCTGGCGGACCGTATGGATCGCCGCATCCTGATCGGAACTTTGGCGGCGATTGGCGGCGCGGCTGCGCTGCTGGCGTTTTTGATCCCCGGCCAGATCTGGCTGATCTTGGTGGCGGCTGCCGTGGTGGGGGGCACATCGAACACGGTTTATCCGGTGATTATCGCCCATGCGAATGACTATCTTGAGGCGGATGAGATGCCAGCCGCCTCGGGCGGGTTGTTGTTTATCAACGGGATGGGGTCGATTTCCGGGCCGCTGATCTTGGGCTGGATGCTGGACAATGTCGGGCCGCAGGGGTTCTGGCTGGTGATCGCCGTGGTCATGCTGGCGCTGGGCCTTTATGCCGCTTGGCGCTTGCGCCGGGTGCCGAACAAAGAGATCGTGGGCGAGCCTGCGGCCCACCAACATTTGCTGGCCGGGTCATCGGCCGTTGCGGTTCAGGTTGTGGCCGAGGCAGTTGCCGAAGCGGCATCTGGCGATGCTGCGGAAAATGGTTTAACGTCAAACTAA